In Gemmata obscuriglobus, a single genomic region encodes these proteins:
- a CDS encoding NAD-dependent epimerase/dehydratase family protein, whose protein sequence is MSRKPSVLITGASGEIGHALISRLSRTDPERPIVTLDLNPLPPESAKLVRQAVSGSILDPALLDGLLAQYEVDHVYHLAALLSTRSEFSPALAHKVNVEGTLNLLEFAQKQGESHGRPVAFFYPSSIAAFGLPDLGAKARAGRLKEDDYNVPTTMYGANKLYCEHLGRYYARHYKQLAAEVMSGKVDFRCIRFPGLISAETVPSGGTSDYAPEMIHAAAAGQPYACFVRPDTRIPFMAMPDAVDAIFRLMEAPRARLTRTVYNIGAFAPSAAEIEQVVRAAFPRAQITTQVDEKRQGIVDSWPADVDDSAARSDWGHRPVYGFASAFGEYLIPSIKKRYT, encoded by the coding sequence ATGTCACGCAAACCTTCTGTCCTCATCACCGGCGCGTCGGGCGAGATCGGGCACGCGCTGATCTCGCGCCTGTCCCGCACCGACCCCGAGCGGCCCATCGTCACCCTGGACCTGAACCCGCTCCCGCCCGAGTCGGCGAAGCTGGTCCGGCAGGCGGTGTCCGGGTCGATCCTCGACCCCGCGCTGCTCGACGGGCTGCTGGCGCAGTACGAGGTGGACCACGTGTACCACCTCGCGGCGCTGCTCTCCACGCGGAGCGAGTTCAGCCCCGCCCTGGCGCACAAGGTGAACGTGGAGGGGACGCTCAACCTCCTGGAGTTCGCCCAGAAGCAGGGCGAGAGCCACGGCCGCCCGGTCGCGTTCTTCTACCCGTCGAGCATCGCGGCGTTCGGGCTCCCGGACCTCGGCGCGAAGGCCCGCGCCGGCCGGCTGAAGGAAGACGACTACAACGTGCCCACCACCATGTACGGCGCGAACAAGCTGTACTGCGAGCACCTGGGCCGGTACTACGCGCGGCACTACAAGCAGCTCGCGGCCGAGGTCATGAGCGGCAAGGTGGACTTCCGGTGCATCCGGTTCCCGGGGCTGATCTCGGCGGAAACGGTCCCCAGCGGCGGCACCAGCGACTACGCCCCCGAGATGATCCACGCCGCCGCCGCCGGGCAGCCGTACGCGTGCTTCGTGCGGCCGGACACCCGCATCCCGTTCATGGCGATGCCCGACGCCGTGGACGCGATCTTCCGTCTGATGGAGGCCCCGCGGGCGCGCCTCACCCGCACCGTGTACAACATCGGCGCGTTCGCCCCCAGCGCCGCCGAGATCGAGCAGGTGGTGCGGGCCGCGTTCCCGCGGGCGCAGATCACCACGCAGGTGGACGAGAAGCGCCAGGGGATCGTGGACTCGTGGCCCGCGGACGTGGACGACTCCGCCGCCCGCAGCGACTGGGGGCACCGGCCGGTGTACGGGTTCGCCTCCGCGTTCGGCGAGTACCTGATCCCGAGCATCAAGAAGCGGTACACCTGA
- a CDS encoding c-type cytochrome, with amino-acid sequence MFRRCLAAYLVFVSAHALLGCGGPKADPNETSPQALYDQHCAKCHARAGQPGGPGIGGSRGPDISKTGREHDAKWLADYIRNPKSVRPDARLMPAFEGTLTEAQIQALAEHLAAQK; translated from the coding sequence ATGTTCCGTCGGTGTCTCGCCGCGTACCTGGTGTTCGTCTCGGCCCACGCCCTGCTCGGCTGCGGCGGGCCGAAGGCCGATCCCAACGAGACCTCTCCGCAGGCGCTGTACGACCAGCACTGCGCGAAGTGCCACGCCCGCGCCGGGCAGCCGGGCGGCCCCGGGATCGGCGGCTCGCGCGGCCCCGACATCTCGAAGACCGGCCGGGAGCACGACGCGAAGTGGCTCGCCGACTACATCCGCAACCCCAAGAGCGTGCGGCCCGACGCGCGGCTCATGCCCGCGTTCGAGGGGACGCTTACCGAGGCGCAGATTCAGGCCCTGGCCGAGCACCTCGCCGCCCAGAAGTAG
- a CDS encoding DUF1559 domain-containing protein, which translates to MKSTPPLSARSAFTLIELLVVIAIIAILIGLLLPAVQKVREAAARMSCQNNLKQLGLALHNFHDASDAFPASGWTTSGPGNPSGKYVGWRPLTLPYIEQGNLQKLYDFGSNWWEGTNPTAAAVPVKVFQCPSVPGRAEVLSAVAKAPRPAMTFANPLAPTDYEALMGVQPSAVNPHLPAALYDANNRFAVLHRNSRVRVTDVTDGTSTTIMLVEAAGRPRVYRNRTARADLSNDQGIGWADSEGPFSFDGATADGSAEGCGPAGGCTSVMNRKNDNEPFAFHSGGANVVFADGHVQFVRDSVPLATFAALSTRAAGEVVAGEL; encoded by the coding sequence ATGAAAAGCACCCCACCGTTGTCGGCCCGCTCCGCTTTCACCCTGATCGAGCTGTTGGTGGTGATCGCCATCATCGCGATCCTGATCGGGCTGCTGCTGCCCGCCGTGCAGAAGGTGCGCGAGGCGGCGGCCCGCATGAGCTGCCAGAACAACCTCAAGCAGCTCGGGCTGGCGCTGCACAACTTCCACGACGCGAGCGACGCCTTCCCGGCGTCCGGGTGGACGACCAGCGGCCCCGGGAACCCGAGCGGCAAGTACGTCGGCTGGCGCCCGCTCACGCTCCCGTACATCGAACAGGGGAACCTGCAAAAGCTGTACGACTTCGGCTCGAACTGGTGGGAGGGCACGAACCCGACCGCCGCCGCGGTGCCGGTGAAGGTGTTCCAGTGCCCGTCGGTGCCCGGTCGGGCGGAGGTGCTCAGCGCGGTGGCGAAGGCCCCGCGCCCGGCCATGACGTTCGCCAACCCGCTGGCCCCGACCGACTACGAGGCGCTGATGGGGGTGCAGCCGTCGGCGGTCAACCCGCACCTACCGGCCGCGCTCTACGACGCCAACAACCGGTTCGCGGTGCTGCACCGGAACTCGCGGGTGCGGGTCACCGACGTGACCGACGGCACCTCGACGACAATCATGCTGGTCGAGGCCGCGGGGCGCCCGCGGGTGTACCGCAACCGCACCGCCCGCGCGGACCTGAGCAACGACCAGGGCATCGGGTGGGCGGACAGCGAGGGGCCGTTCAGCTTCGACGGCGCGACGGCCGACGGTTCGGCCGAGGGGTGCGGGCCGGCGGGCGGGTGCACCTCGGTAATGAACCGCAAGAACGACAACGAGCCGTTCGCGTTCCACTCGGGCGGGGCGAACGTGGTGTTCGCGGACGGGCACGTGCAGTTCGTGCGCGATTCGGTGCCGCTGGCGACGTTCGCGGCGCTCAGCACCCGTGCCGCCGGTGAGGTGGTTGCGGGGGAGCTTTGA
- a CDS encoding AraC family transcriptional regulator, translating to MNARRAPVAVVLPAHGVYVWETQHDHGFVMEPESHPFAELFYALDGRGTFVLAGRGHACGPGDVVVVPPGVVHQIADRDAPLTLYGIGVSAELLACDPELQLNERAGVVPGSRVLAARVRAGLRQMFHEQTDTLPGGRAKMVGLALQLVALVARSAPRPAAGAPRRETGREAVERFRSDLDRRFYEPPRLDRAAAELGLSRRSFTRLFRAAAGCPFAEYVERVRVEYACRLLRDTARGITSIAFECGYEDLSAFYRAFKRHTGQSPGRWRGSGAAVPVLREVGPIRQSD from the coding sequence ATGAACGCGCGCCGCGCGCCGGTCGCGGTCGTACTTCCCGCACACGGGGTCTACGTGTGGGAGACGCAGCACGACCACGGGTTCGTGATGGAGCCCGAGAGCCACCCGTTCGCCGAACTCTTCTACGCCCTCGACGGCCGCGGGACGTTCGTTCTCGCCGGGCGCGGGCACGCGTGCGGCCCCGGCGACGTGGTCGTCGTGCCGCCGGGCGTGGTCCACCAGATCGCGGACCGCGACGCGCCGCTCACCCTGTACGGCATCGGCGTTTCCGCCGAACTGCTGGCGTGCGACCCCGAACTGCAACTCAACGAGCGGGCCGGCGTCGTGCCCGGCTCGCGGGTGCTGGCCGCCCGCGTCCGCGCCGGGCTGCGCCAGATGTTCCACGAGCAGACCGACACGCTGCCCGGCGGGCGCGCGAAGATGGTCGGGCTGGCCCTGCAACTGGTGGCGCTGGTCGCCCGGTCCGCGCCCCGGCCCGCCGCGGGCGCCCCCCGCCGCGAGACCGGGCGCGAGGCGGTCGAGCGGTTCCGCTCCGACCTCGACCGCCGGTTCTACGAGCCGCCGCGGCTCGACCGGGCCGCCGCCGAGTTGGGGCTGAGCCGGCGCTCGTTCACCCGCCTGTTCCGCGCCGCGGCGGGGTGCCCGTTCGCCGAGTACGTCGAGCGGGTCCGCGTCGAGTACGCGTGCCGACTGCTCCGGGACACCGCCCGCGGCATCACCTCGATCGCGTTCGAGTGCGGGTACGAGGACCTGTCCGCGTTCTACCGCGCGTTCAAGCGGCACACCGGGCAGTCCCCGGGCCGGTGGCGCGGGTCCGGTGCGGCCGTGCCGGTGTTGCGCGAAGTTGGCCCGATCCGCCAATCGGATTGA
- a CDS encoding Gfo/Idh/MocA family protein — translation MGLIGGGQGSFIGRVHATAAVLDNRAALVAGALSSDAARAKASASDYDIPAERAYTSYKEMAEAEAKRADKVDFVSVATPNHTHFEIAKTFTEAGFNVICDKPLTFDLAQAEELLKVVEKSGVVFAVTHNYTGYPLVRQAREMVLNGELGEINAIRSNYIQGWLRDRLETGGQKQAAWRTDPSKSGIAGCFGDIGTHAYNLGRFITGLLPTEISCSLKIFADGRALDDYGVALVRFENGALATVTASQISHGRENDLFIEVDGTKGAIEWHQEEPNKLLVRKNGEPHKLYTRNGGPYLGAAHGASVRLPSGHPEAFFEAFANVYGTAYDAMVKRAAGESFETVNTVYPNVYDGVEGMLFITKCVESSKQNGGWIAFHHPKSRK, via the coding sequence ATGGGCCTCATCGGCGGCGGGCAGGGCTCCTTCATCGGCCGCGTCCACGCCACCGCGGCCGTGCTCGACAACCGCGCGGCGCTCGTCGCCGGCGCGCTGTCCAGCGACGCGGCCCGCGCGAAGGCGTCCGCGAGCGATTACGACATCCCCGCCGAACGCGCTTACACCTCTTACAAGGAGATGGCCGAGGCCGAAGCCAAGCGGGCCGACAAGGTCGATTTCGTTTCCGTCGCGACGCCGAACCACACCCACTTCGAGATCGCCAAGACCTTCACCGAAGCCGGGTTCAACGTCATCTGCGACAAGCCCCTCACGTTCGACCTGGCCCAAGCGGAAGAGCTGCTGAAGGTGGTTGAGAAGTCCGGCGTGGTGTTCGCGGTGACGCACAACTACACCGGCTACCCGCTGGTGCGGCAGGCCCGCGAGATGGTACTCAACGGCGAACTCGGCGAGATCAACGCGATCCGCTCGAACTACATCCAGGGCTGGCTCCGCGACCGACTGGAGACGGGCGGGCAGAAGCAGGCGGCCTGGCGCACCGACCCCAGCAAGAGCGGGATCGCCGGGTGCTTCGGCGACATCGGCACCCACGCCTACAACCTCGGCCGGTTCATCACCGGGCTGCTGCCGACCGAGATCTCGTGCAGCCTGAAGATCTTCGCCGACGGCCGCGCCCTCGACGACTACGGCGTCGCGCTGGTCCGGTTCGAGAACGGCGCGCTGGCGACCGTCACCGCCAGCCAGATCTCGCACGGCCGCGAGAACGACCTCTTCATCGAGGTGGACGGCACGAAGGGCGCGATCGAGTGGCACCAGGAGGAGCCGAACAAGCTGCTCGTGCGCAAGAACGGCGAGCCGCACAAGCTGTACACCCGCAACGGCGGCCCGTACCTTGGCGCCGCGCACGGCGCGAGCGTGCGCCTGCCGAGCGGCCACCCCGAGGCGTTCTTCGAGGCGTTCGCGAACGTCTACGGCACCGCCTACGACGCGATGGTGAAGCGCGCCGCGGGGGAGTCGTTCGAGACCGTGAACACGGTTTACCCGAACGTCTACGACGGCGTGGAGGGTATGCTGTTCATCACGAAGTGCGTGGAGAGCAGCAAGCAGAACGGCGGGTGGATCGCGTTCCACCACCCGAAGAGCCGCAAGTAA
- a CDS encoding glutamine synthetase III: MSNPRQAAIQAIATTEYDLNQIDFRTAHLKELFGTLVFSEEVQKQRLPKPVFKALQKTIKQGAQLTDPAVADAVASAMKDWAIEHGATHFTHLFQPMTGLTAEKHDSFLAPTGTGSAVSEFSGKELVKGEPDASSFPSGGIRATFEARGYTGWDPTSPAYIRETPNGATLVIPTVFVSWTGEALDKKTPLLRSMEALSHQALRIVKLFGNAEAKKVFTTVGPEQEYFLIDKNFLFARPDLLNCGRTLFGAKPPKGQELEDQYFGTIPERVIACMAECEAEMFKLGIPVKTRHNEVAPSQYEIAPIFEDSNLATDHNQLTMDVMRRTAEKYGLVCLLHEKPFAGINGSGKHNNWSMSTDLGENLLEPGQTPHDNAQFLVFCVAVIRAVAKYPELLRVTVASAGNDHRLGANEAPPAIISIFLGDQLQDIMDQLEKGKPEKTLPGGFMEVGVSVLPKLPRDAGDRNRTSPFAFTGNKFEFRAVGSSFSIGGPNTVLNTIVAESLDFVATQLEAAVKGGTPLNAAIQNLLPSILKESKKVVFNGDGYSEEWHKEAERRGLPNLKNTVDALPVIVRKDSVELFTKYKVFTERELTSRYNIFSEKYVKEITIEANTMVNMAKTMILPAALRYQAEVAAAVNATKAAGVDPAAQLDHLKELVTTTGEFQKATAALAHAAGHEHAGDPYDHAKAVRDTVLPKMVALRELGDKLETMVADDLWPLPTYREMLFIK; encoded by the coding sequence ATGTCGAACCCCCGTCAGGCCGCGATTCAAGCCATCGCGACGACCGAATACGACCTGAACCAGATCGACTTCCGCACCGCGCACCTGAAGGAGCTGTTCGGCACGCTGGTGTTCAGCGAGGAGGTGCAGAAGCAGCGGCTCCCGAAGCCGGTGTTCAAGGCCCTCCAGAAGACCATCAAGCAGGGCGCGCAGCTCACCGACCCGGCCGTCGCCGACGCCGTCGCCAGCGCTATGAAGGACTGGGCCATCGAGCACGGCGCCACCCACTTCACCCACCTGTTCCAGCCCATGACCGGGCTGACCGCCGAGAAGCACGACAGCTTCCTGGCCCCGACCGGCACCGGCAGCGCGGTGTCCGAGTTCAGCGGCAAGGAGCTGGTGAAGGGCGAGCCGGACGCGAGCAGCTTCCCGAGCGGCGGCATCCGCGCCACGTTCGAGGCCCGCGGGTACACCGGGTGGGACCCGACCTCGCCGGCGTACATCCGCGAGACCCCGAACGGCGCCACCCTCGTCATCCCGACCGTGTTCGTGTCGTGGACCGGTGAGGCGCTCGACAAGAAGACCCCGCTGCTCCGCAGCATGGAGGCCCTGAGCCACCAGGCGCTCCGCATCGTGAAGCTGTTCGGCAACGCCGAGGCCAAGAAGGTGTTCACCACCGTCGGCCCGGAGCAGGAATACTTCCTCATCGACAAGAACTTCCTGTTCGCCCGCCCGGACCTGCTGAACTGCGGCCGCACCCTGTTCGGCGCCAAGCCGCCGAAGGGCCAGGAGCTCGAGGACCAGTACTTCGGCACCATCCCGGAGCGGGTCATCGCGTGCATGGCCGAGTGCGAGGCCGAGATGTTCAAGCTCGGCATCCCGGTGAAGACCCGGCACAACGAGGTGGCCCCGAGCCAGTACGAGATCGCCCCGATCTTCGAGGACTCGAACCTCGCGACCGACCACAACCAGCTCACGATGGACGTGATGCGGCGCACCGCCGAGAAGTACGGCCTCGTGTGCCTGCTGCACGAGAAGCCGTTCGCCGGCATCAACGGGTCGGGCAAGCACAACAACTGGTCCATGTCCACCGACCTGGGCGAGAACCTGCTCGAGCCGGGCCAGACCCCGCACGACAACGCGCAGTTCCTGGTGTTCTGCGTCGCGGTGATCCGCGCCGTCGCCAAGTACCCCGAGCTGCTCCGCGTCACGGTCGCCAGTGCGGGCAACGACCACCGCCTGGGCGCCAACGAGGCCCCGCCGGCCATCATCTCGATCTTCCTGGGCGACCAGCTCCAGGACATCATGGACCAGCTCGAAAAGGGCAAGCCCGAGAAGACCCTGCCGGGCGGGTTCATGGAGGTGGGGGTCAGCGTGCTGCCGAAGCTGCCGCGCGACGCCGGGGACCGCAACCGCACCAGCCCGTTCGCCTTCACCGGCAACAAGTTCGAGTTCCGCGCCGTGGGATCGAGCTTCAGCATCGGCGGGCCGAACACGGTGCTGAACACGATCGTGGCCGAGTCGCTCGACTTCGTCGCCACCCAGCTTGAGGCGGCGGTGAAGGGCGGCACCCCGCTCAACGCCGCGATCCAGAACCTGCTCCCGAGCATCCTGAAGGAGTCCAAGAAGGTCGTCTTCAACGGCGACGGGTACAGCGAGGAGTGGCACAAGGAGGCCGAGCGCCGCGGGCTGCCGAACCTGAAGAACACCGTGGACGCGCTGCCGGTGATCGTCCGCAAGGACTCGGTGGAGCTGTTCACCAAGTACAAGGTGTTCACCGAGCGCGAGCTGACCAGCCGGTACAACATCTTCAGCGAGAAGTACGTCAAGGAGATCACCATCGAGGCCAACACGATGGTGAACATGGCCAAGACGATGATCCTGCCGGCGGCGCTGCGGTACCAGGCCGAGGTGGCGGCGGCGGTGAACGCGACCAAGGCGGCCGGCGTGGACCCGGCGGCGCAGCTCGACCACCTGAAGGAGCTGGTCACCACGACCGGCGAGTTCCAGAAGGCGACCGCGGCGCTGGCGCACGCGGCGGGCCACGAGCACGCCGGCGACCCGTACGACCACGCGAAGGCGGTGCGCGACACCGTGCTGCCGAAGATGGTGGCGCTGCGCGAGCTGGGCGACAAGCTCGAAACGATGGTCGCCGACGACCTGTGGCCGCTCCCGACCTACCGCGAGATGCTGTTCATCAAGTAA
- a CDS encoding DUF1559 domain-containing protein codes for MSRNRVLVVVAALCVLTCVGLLFPAVQKVREAAARMTCQSNFKWWATILHTHADAHYRGPDAPWDDRTTVFLTGTVQNPALPPERRLSWLVEVLPYAEQGRAYNKFDLMRGADDPVNEGAASNRFRNLVCPSSGEYDHNTSRWKSPTPITHYVGVAGIGTDAAELPLKHPRAGVFGYDRRTSLKDGFPDGTSNTLLLIETANEPGHWAFGGRATVRGFEPGTAPYIGPGRPFGGFHNGGPVLVGERLHTCTVAFADTSVRSLTSATAPEVLEALATVGGREDVPPP; via the coding sequence GTGTCACGCAATCGGGTGCTGGTCGTTGTCGCGGCCCTGTGCGTACTGACGTGCGTCGGGTTGCTGTTCCCGGCCGTTCAGAAGGTGCGGGAAGCAGCGGCGCGGATGACCTGCCAAAGCAACTTCAAGTGGTGGGCCACGATACTGCACACCCACGCCGATGCACACTATCGCGGTCCGGACGCGCCGTGGGATGATCGCACTACTGTTTTTCTGACCGGGACGGTGCAGAACCCGGCTCTCCCGCCAGAGCGGCGATTGAGTTGGTTGGTGGAAGTGTTGCCTTACGCCGAACAAGGTCGGGCGTACAACAAATTCGACCTGATGCGTGGGGCCGACGATCCGGTCAACGAAGGGGCCGCCAGCAACCGCTTCCGTAACTTGGTGTGCCCGTCGTCTGGCGAGTACGACCACAACACGTCCCGTTGGAAATCGCCGACTCCAATCACGCACTACGTTGGCGTCGCGGGCATTGGGACTGATGCAGCCGAACTGCCTCTGAAACACCCACGAGCGGGCGTGTTCGGCTACGACCGGCGCACCTCGCTGAAGGACGGCTTCCCCGACGGCACATCAAACACGCTGCTCCTCATCGAAACCGCGAACGAGCCCGGGCACTGGGCCTTCGGCGGGCGCGCGACCGTGCGCGGGTTCGAGCCCGGAACGGCGCCGTACATCGGCCCCGGGCGGCCGTTCGGCGGGTTCCACAACGGCGGCCCTGTGCTGGTCGGCGAGCGGTTGCACACCTGCACCGTGGCGTTTGCCGACACGTCAGTGCGGTCGCTCACCAGCGCGACCGCTCCGGAGGTACTGGAGGCGTTGGCAACCGTTGGCGGGCGGGAAGACGTCCCGCCCCCGTGA
- a CDS encoding ParA family protein — MRTIAVINQKGGVGKTTTTANLAAALALAGKRVCVIDLDPQAHASTHLGAEPDGTLPSLYDVLVSNKPVAEVRRTVGDNLSLIPSDINLAAAEVELAGIVGREVILREALAADATAFDYVLMDCGPSLGVLTLNALAAADEVFIPLQPHFLALHGLSKLLETTALVARRINPKLTVTGVVVCLYDAATKLAQEVVTDLTTFLAQSRGANVPWANAKVFGTRIRRNIKLAECPSFGKSVFAYAPKSSGATDYAALANEVMGVAAPVVVGPLKLTVEVPVVAAPAAESAAVAVPVLETPVLDVPVRQTTVEVPEPAVA; from the coding sequence ATGCGGACCATCGCGGTCATCAATCAGAAGGGCGGGGTCGGGAAGACGACAACCACCGCGAACCTCGCGGCGGCGCTGGCGCTGGCGGGCAAGCGGGTGTGCGTGATCGACCTGGACCCGCAGGCGCACGCCAGCACCCACCTCGGGGCCGAGCCGGACGGCACGCTGCCGTCCCTGTACGACGTGCTGGTGTCCAACAAGCCGGTCGCCGAGGTGCGCCGCACGGTGGGCGACAACCTGAGCCTGATCCCGTCGGACATCAACCTGGCGGCGGCCGAGGTGGAACTCGCGGGCATCGTGGGCCGCGAGGTGATCCTCCGCGAGGCCCTGGCGGCGGACGCGACCGCGTTCGATTACGTGCTGATGGACTGCGGCCCGTCGCTGGGGGTGCTGACGCTCAACGCGCTGGCCGCCGCGGACGAGGTGTTCATCCCGCTCCAGCCGCACTTCCTCGCGCTGCACGGGCTGAGCAAGCTGCTCGAAACGACGGCGCTCGTGGCCCGGCGCATCAACCCCAAGCTCACGGTCACCGGGGTCGTGGTGTGCCTCTACGACGCTGCCACCAAACTCGCTCAGGAGGTGGTCACGGACCTGACCACGTTCCTGGCGCAGAGCCGCGGGGCGAACGTGCCGTGGGCGAACGCCAAGGTGTTCGGCACGAGGATCCGGCGCAACATCAAACTGGCGGAGTGCCCGAGCTTCGGCAAGAGCGTGTTCGCCTACGCGCCGAAGAGCAGCGGTGCGACCGACTACGCCGCCCTCGCGAACGAGGTGATGGGCGTGGCGGCTCCGGTGGTGGTGGGGCCGCTGAAGCTGACGGTCGAAGTGCCGGTGGTCGCGGCTCCGGCGGCTGAATCGGCAGCGGTCGCGGTGCCGGTACTCGAAACGCCGGTGCTCGATGTGCCAGTTCGCCAAACGACCGTCGAGGTGCCGGAGCCTGCGGTGGCGTGA
- a CDS encoding DUF1559 domain-containing protein, protein MSLPGLRLGRRTRPRGFTLIELLVVIAIIAILIGLLLPAVQKVREAAARMSCQNNLKQLGLAAHNYHDSVGTLPPLRVTNNTVTWFVLIMPYMEQDNLRNLWTPTANYSSTTNANGRQFHVKSFYCPSRRSPGTLSTQEDVIPADASPPPNFPGPGTDARFAGTNNPPGALGDYAGSVGTVDNYPGNTTDIAWASVRANGALIQGQAPVGTSFKGLTHFGSISDGLSNTFLAGEKHIPQGMFGRAKVGDGSIYNGVWTTYSGRVAGPDDPLAKGPTDVTPSTRGDAFYARRFGSWHTGVCNFVFCDGSVRAVRNSIDAANLRRFAVRNDGEVISGAE, encoded by the coding sequence ATGTCTCTCCCGGGTCTTCGCCTCGGGCGCCGCACGCGCCCGCGCGGGTTCACGCTCATTGAATTGCTGGTGGTGATCGCAATTATTGCGATCCTGATCGGGCTGCTGTTGCCCGCAGTGCAGAAGGTCCGTGAGGCGGCCGCCCGCATGAGCTGCCAGAACAACCTCAAGCAGCTCGGGCTGGCCGCCCACAACTACCACGACTCTGTGGGGACGCTGCCGCCGCTGCGGGTGACCAACAACACGGTCACGTGGTTCGTGCTCATTATGCCGTACATGGAACAGGACAACCTGCGGAACCTGTGGACGCCGACCGCGAACTATTCCTCCACGACCAACGCGAACGGGCGCCAGTTCCACGTCAAGAGCTTCTACTGCCCGAGCCGCCGCAGCCCGGGCACGCTGAGCACGCAGGAGGACGTGATTCCGGCCGACGCGTCGCCGCCCCCGAACTTCCCGGGGCCGGGCACCGACGCCCGGTTCGCCGGGACCAACAACCCGCCCGGGGCGCTGGGCGACTACGCGGGCAGCGTGGGCACCGTGGACAACTACCCGGGAAACACGACCGACATCGCGTGGGCCAGCGTCCGGGCTAACGGCGCGCTGATCCAGGGGCAGGCCCCGGTCGGGACCAGCTTCAAGGGGCTGACCCACTTCGGCAGCATCAGCGACGGGCTGAGCAACACGTTCCTGGCGGGCGAGAAGCACATCCCGCAGGGCATGTTCGGGCGCGCGAAGGTGGGCGACGGGTCGATCTACAACGGCGTGTGGACCACGTACTCCGGGCGCGTGGCCGGGCCGGACGACCCCCTGGCGAAGGGGCCGACCGACGTGACCCCGAGCACCCGCGGGGACGCGTTCTACGCCCGCCGGTTCGGGAGCTGGCACACGGGCGTGTGCAACTTCGTGTTCTGCGACGGCAGCGTCCGTGCCGTGCGGAACAGCATCGACGCCGCGAACCTGCGCCGGTTCGCGGTGCGCAACGACGGCGAGGTGATCTCCGGGGCCGAGTGA
- a CDS encoding CaiB/BaiF CoA transferase family protein gives MLPFPTDPVPPLHGVRVLDAARVLAGPFCGQLLADLGAEVIKLERPGQGDDTRGWGPPYVPGFGDLSAYFLSCNRGKRSLTLDIASAEGGELFHQLLAKSDVLLENFRTDSADKLGLTPDALLAKHPRLIACSISGFGRTGPLKDAPGYDFAVQALSGLMSITGPAEGPPYKVGVAVVDILTGLYAANAVLAALHARSRSGHGYAIDLALADCALAAQVNVAQAYLTGGTVPSRQGNAHLQIVPYQLFATADGWLVLNVGNDSQWRAFCAAAGTPELGSAPAFATNRQRVERRAEVVPMVEALMKRLGTAEWETRLTKANVPHAVVRTYADVFADPQMLARGMKLTVRDPAGNPVDLIGSPLHVHGAAAPEPTMPPRLGAQTDAILAELLGLGADAVRTLRDKGVV, from the coding sequence ATGCTGCCATTCCCGACGGACCCGGTGCCGCCGCTGCACGGTGTGCGCGTCCTCGACGCGGCCCGCGTGCTGGCGGGGCCGTTCTGCGGCCAACTGCTCGCCGACCTCGGCGCCGAGGTCATCAAGCTCGAGCGCCCCGGCCAGGGCGACGACACCCGCGGGTGGGGGCCGCCCTACGTGCCCGGGTTCGGCGACCTGTCGGCGTACTTCCTGTCGTGCAACCGCGGGAAGCGGTCGCTCACGCTCGACATTGCGAGCGCCGAAGGCGGCGAACTGTTTCACCAACTGCTCGCGAAAAGCGACGTACTGCTGGAGAACTTTCGCACCGACAGCGCGGACAAGCTCGGGCTGACGCCGGACGCGCTGCTTGCGAAGCACCCGCGGCTGATCGCGTGCTCGATCTCGGGCTTCGGCCGCACCGGACCGCTCAAAGACGCCCCGGGGTACGACTTCGCGGTTCAGGCGCTGTCGGGCCTGATGAGCATCACCGGACCCGCCGAGGGGCCGCCTTACAAGGTGGGTGTGGCGGTCGTGGACATCCTGACCGGCCTCTACGCCGCGAACGCGGTGCTCGCGGCGCTGCACGCGCGGTCCCGGAGCGGTCACGGGTACGCGATCGACCTCGCGCTCGCCGACTGCGCGCTCGCGGCGCAGGTGAACGTAGCGCAGGCGTACCTGACCGGCGGCACCGTGCCGTCCCGGCAGGGGAACGCGCACCTTCAGATCGTCCCGTACCAACTGTTCGCCACAGCCGACGGCTGGCTGGTGCTCAACGTCGGCAACGATTCGCAGTGGCGCGCGTTCTGCGCCGCGGCGGGCACGCCGGAACTCGGCAGCGCCCCCGCGTTCGCGACCAACCGGCAGCGGGTGGAGCGCCGCGCCGAGGTGGTCCCGATGGTAGAAGCCCTGATGAAACGGCTGGGCACCGCTGAGTGGGAAACGCGCCTGACGAAAGCGAACGTCCCGCACGCGGTGGTGCGCACCTACGCCGACGTGTTCGCCGATCCGCAAATGCTGGCCCGGGGGATGAAGCTCACGGTGCGCGACCCGGCGGGCAACCCGGTGGACCTGATCGGCTCACCGCTGCACGTCCACGGCGCCGCCGCGCCCGAACCGACGATGCCGCCGCGCCTCGGCGCCCAAACGGACGCGATACTCGCCGAGTTGCTGGGCCTCGGCGCCGACGCCGTTCGCACGTTGCGCGACAAGGGCGTGGTGTGA